Proteins from a genomic interval of Nasonia vitripennis strain AsymCx chromosome 3, Nvit_psr_1.1, whole genome shotgun sequence:
- the LOC100679849 gene encoding uncharacterized protein LOC100679849 has product MSRLALLLGVLLGLQYYGLVAGSPVSSADYPEQQQQQQQQQQERGLEYVQLKRGLLALSAAELLDSRERRSSSSGGNLGSSFIRYGRNGDDLGLSQPHTRSDVIIRYGRDGLNGRLNRLRQERMRRLARLALICAAKSQEEGPANSAEEKILREICKDAPLHPTVPDFV; this is encoded by the coding sequence ATGTCCCGtctggcgctgctgctgggaGTGCTGCTCGGGCTGCAGTACTACGGCCTCGTTGCGGGCTCGCCCGTCTCCTCGGCGGACTAcccggagcagcagcagcagcagcagcagcagcagcaggaacgCGGCCTGGAGTACGTCCAGCTGAAGCGCGGACTGCTGGCTCTGAGCGCCGCGGAGCTGCTCGACTCCCGGGAGCGGCGCTCCAGCTCCTCCGGCGGCAACCTGGGCAGCTCGTTCATCCGGTACGGGCGCAACGGCGACGACCTGGGGCTCAGCCAGCCTCACACCCGCTCGGACGTGATCATCCGGTACGGCCGGGACGGGCTGAACGGCCGACTGAACCGGCTGCGGCAGGAGCGCATGCGGCGACTCGCCAGACTGGCCCTCATCTGCGCGGCCAAGAGCCAGGAGGAGGGCCCGGCGAACAGCGCCGAGGAGAAGATCCTGCGCGAGATCTGCAAGGACGCGCCTCTGCATCCGACCGTGCCGGACTTTGTctag